In the genome of Ignisphaera cupida, one region contains:
- a CDS encoding ERCC4 domain-containing protein: MVIVYIDERERNSKVPQILISKGVTIIFKLLNVGDYIISNKVGIERKTASDFIKSLVDGRLFDQASRLVNEYEKAVIIIEGSLKEAARFSNVRRSAILGAYITLALDIGVITLNSRDEEETAEIIKRIAMRTEKLGNVAIATKRPMQKPSSSEVSEWQLYILQAFPHIGPKTAVRILEKFGSIHNFCTASLSELAKIEGLGEKKASEIYQIIHAIYKDFKELKKDKSKSIMDYFSQNHSKS; encoded by the coding sequence ATGGTAATTGTTTATATTGATGAGAGAGAGCGCAATTCCAAGGTTCCACAAATTCTAATTAGCAAGGGTGTTACAATAATTTTTAAGCTTCTAAATGTAGGAGACTACATCATTTCGAATAAAGTTGGTATAGAGAGAAAGACTGCTTCGGATTTCATAAAATCTCTAGTTGATGGGAGATTATTTGATCAAGCATCTAGACTTGTAAATGAATATGAAAAAGCAGTGATAATAATAGAGGGCAGTTTAAAAGAAGCTGCAAGGTTTTCTAATGTTAGGAGAAGCGCAATTTTAGGAGCATACATAACACTTGCTCTTGATATTGGTGTTATAACGCTAAATTCTAGAGATGAAGAGGAAACAGCTGAAATAATAAAAAGAATAGCTATGAGAACAGAAAAATTGGGAAATGTTGCAATAGCTACTAAAAGACCTATGCAAAAACCATCATCTTCTGAAGTAAGTGAATGGCAATTGTACATACTTCAAGCATTTCCTCATATAGGACCAAAAACTGCTGTAAGAATTTTGGAAAAATTCGGATCCATACACAACTTTTGTACAGCATCCTTATCTGAACTTGCAAAAATTGAAGGTCTGGGAGAGAAGAAGGCTAGTGAAATATATCAAATAATACATGCCATATACAAGGATTTTAAAGAGTTGAAGAAGGATAAAAGCAAGTCTATTATGGACTATTTTTCACAAAATCATAGCAAAAGCTAG
- a CDS encoding KEOPS complex subunit Pcc1, giving the protein MSFNVKAILKITFENKCEFAQTIYNSIFAEVINPANIGKIKTNIYFSDDLCSINIEVFADTLSHARAFLNSILYLINASLETLNAIKNMSSYKN; this is encoded by the coding sequence ATGTCATTTAATGTTAAAGCAATTTTAAAAATAACCTTTGAGAATAAATGTGAATTTGCTCAAACAATTTACAATAGTATATTTGCTGAAGTAATTAATCCTGCTAACATAGGCAAAATAAAAACCAATATCTATTTTTCAGATGATTTGTGCTCTATAAATATAGAGGTTTTTGCAGATACTTTGAGTCATGCAAGAGCATTTCTAAACTCAATTCTTTATCTAATAAATGCATCTCTTGAAACATTGAATGCTATTAAAAACATGAGCTCTTATAAAAACTAA
- a CDS encoding hydroxymethylglutaryl-CoA reductase, degradative, whose amino-acid sequence MNSNNSIGSSRIPGFYKLSIDERLNIVINWANLNMNEVELLKNFGNLNPKVADTMIENVIGAISYPFAVATNFRINGKEYLVPMVIEEPSVVAAASNAARMLREANNGDGIRAEASKQLMIGQVHLVKVPSPHYAAMEIMQRKNEILEIANSTNKTLVNVGGGAKDIEVRVIETRKGPVVVVHLIVDVVDAMGANTINTMAEAVAPYLEKLSGGEARLRIVSNYAVYRIARAWVRIEPEKIGGMEVAEKIVEASAIAEADIYRAVTHNKGIMNGVIAIALATAQDHRAIEAGAHAYAARDGRYKPLSTWDLDSQGYLVGVLEMPLQVGTIGGAVKTHPVAQIALKILGIKTAKELAEIMVAVGLAQNFAALRALVTTGIQAGHMKLHARNLAISAGAEGALIDIVAEEMIKEGKITFDKAKELVEKYKASKTS is encoded by the coding sequence TTGAATTCAAATAACAGTATAGGATCGTCTAGAATACCTGGGTTTTACAAATTATCAATAGATGAGAGATTAAACATTGTTATTAATTGGGCTAATCTAAATATGAATGAAGTTGAGTTGCTGAAAAACTTTGGAAATTTGAATCCAAAAGTAGCCGACACCATGATAGAAAATGTTATTGGTGCAATATCATATCCTTTTGCTGTAGCAACTAACTTTAGAATTAATGGAAAAGAGTATCTAGTTCCAATGGTTATAGAGGAGCCAAGTGTTGTAGCAGCAGCTAGCAATGCAGCTCGAATGCTTCGAGAAGCTAACAATGGTGATGGTATAAGAGCTGAAGCATCTAAGCAATTAATGATAGGCCAAGTACATCTTGTAAAAGTTCCTTCACCACATTATGCTGCTATGGAAATTATGCAAAGGAAAAACGAGATATTGGAAATTGCAAACTCTACTAATAAAACTCTCGTTAATGTTGGTGGAGGTGCTAAAGATATTGAGGTAAGAGTTATTGAAACTAGAAAAGGTCCTGTCGTAGTGGTTCATTTGATAGTTGATGTTGTTGATGCAATGGGAGCAAACACCATTAATACAATGGCTGAAGCAGTTGCTCCATACCTTGAAAAATTGTCTGGTGGAGAAGCTAGGTTGCGAATAGTTTCAAATTATGCTGTTTATAGAATCGCTAGGGCATGGGTAAGAATAGAGCCTGAAAAAATTGGTGGAATGGAAGTAGCTGAGAAAATAGTTGAGGCATCAGCTATTGCAGAAGCTGATATATATAGAGCGGTTACACATAATAAGGGTATAATGAATGGTGTTATAGCTATTGCTCTTGCAACAGCACAGGATCATAGAGCCATTGAAGCTGGTGCCCATGCTTATGCAGCAAGAGATGGAAGATATAAACCACTTAGTACATGGGATTTGGATTCGCAAGGATATCTTGTTGGAGTTTTAGAAATGCCATTACAAGTTGGAACAATTGGTGGAGCTGTAAAAACTCATCCAGTAGCTCAAATAGCTTTAAAAATTCTTGGAATTAAAACAGCAAAGGAACTTGCGGAAATTATGGTAGCTGTTGGTTTAGCACAGAATTTTGCTGCACTAAGAGCACTTGTTACCACAGGAATTCAAGCAGGGCATATGAAACTTCATGCCAGAAACCTTGCGATTAGTGCTGGTGCAGAAGGTGCTCTAATAGATATAGTTGCTGAAGAAATGATTAAAGAAGGTAAGATAACATTTGATAAAGCTAAGGAGCTTGTTGAAAAATACAAGGCAAGCAAAACAAGTTAA
- a CDS encoding DUF4443 domain-containing protein: protein MSNLKNLFYEIAASRKGVKPLFEPAHVLKTLLLLYEKEPIGRNVLSRMLGIGVASTRTLIKRLKEYDLVNVDYVGGCILTERGKRVIERIMSVVRRIENSTAIIEEDLRLAPYSWLAVLDNSIELVKKFGIVNIRDKLIGYGAKAALIVFVEEFAYIPPDKELNEKKYSTLRNIRSSLLLKFGDVAIISFANGLNVAEKALLNTLIDVVLDTC, encoded by the coding sequence ATGAGTAACTTAAAGAATCTTTTTTATGAAATTGCTGCAAGTAGGAAAGGTGTAAAGCCATTATTTGAGCCTGCTCATGTTTTAAAGACATTGCTGCTGCTTTACGAGAAAGAGCCTATAGGAAGAAATGTTTTATCAAGAATGCTTGGCATTGGTGTTGCCTCTACAAGAACCTTAATAAAGAGACTTAAAGAATATGACCTTGTAAATGTTGATTATGTTGGTGGATGTATACTTACTGAAAGAGGTAAGAGGGTGATTGAGAGGATAATGAGTGTTGTGCGTAGAATTGAAAATTCTACAGCAATAATTGAAGAAGATTTGAGGCTGGCACCCTACTCCTGGTTAGCTGTATTGGATAATAGTATTGAACTTGTGAAAAAGTTTGGAATTGTTAATATACGAGACAAGTTAATAGGATATGGTGCAAAAGCAGCTTTGATTGTATTTGTTGAGGAATTTGCATATATACCCCCAGATAAAGAATTGAATGAGAAGAAATACTCAACATTAAGAAATATACGCAGCTCCTTATTACTTAAATTCGGAGATGTTGCAATAATTTCATTTGCAAATGGTTTAAATGTAGCTGAGAAAGCTTTGCTAAATACTTTAATTGATGTAGTTTTAGATACTTGTTAA
- a CDS encoding prefoldin subunit beta — MAETIPPEVQQQVIKYQQLQAQLNQLLAEKSVIEQELREINRALEILKNVADNTEMYRSTGHLLIKISKADAEKELSERKELLELRLKTLSRQEALIRQQLSEVQSKLSQYASTLYKKT, encoded by the coding sequence TTGGCCGAAACAATACCACCTGAAGTTCAACAACAAGTTATTAAATATCAGCAACTACAAGCACAATTGAATCAGTTGTTAGCTGAAAAAAGTGTTATAGAGCAAGAGTTAAGAGAAATAAACAGGGCTTTAGAAATACTGAAGAACGTTGCTGATAATACTGAAATGTATAGAAGCACTGGTCATTTATTAATTAAGATTAGTAAAGCTGATGCTGAAAAAGAATTAAGTGAGCGAAAAGAATTGTTAGAACTTCGACTAAAAACACTTTCTAGGCAAGAAGCATTAATAAGACAGCAACTAAGCGAGGTTCAATCAAAGTTATCTCAATATGCCTCGACACTTTACAAGAAAACATAG
- a CDS encoding elongation factor EF-2: MRFVKSVDQILKIMNNPEQIRNVGIIAHVDHGKTTTTDSLLAAAGLISPRLAGQLLAMDFLDIEQKRQMTVKAANISLYHEFEGKPYVINLVDTPGHVDFTGKVTRSLRMIDGAIVVVDAVEGVMTQTETVLRQALEERVRPLLFINKVDRLIKELRMSPDDIKQRFIEIIKEVNNLIETYAEPEFKKKWLLDPAQGMVAFGSAKDAIGLTVPLSRKKGVKIDDLIEVYTKGDKEGLEELKKKIPLHEALLDMVVKFVPNPREAQAYRIPKIWRGEINTDIGKAMMSADPDGPVVFFVCDMRWDPHAGFVATGRVFSGTIYNGQELYLINSRVVQRVLQVGIYMGPYREVVDRIPAGNVAAVLGLDQSRAGETVVDVRIKDVMTPFERMRYISEPVVTMAVEPKKTTDLTKLIDALKKMSIEDPNLVVKINEETGEYLISGMGHLHLEIVLTLLKERFGLEVDTTPPTIVYRETAREKSKIFEGKSPNKHNRFYISIEPLNEETIRLIQEGIVSEDMDTHKRARILRDQAGWDYDEARRIWAIDENINVFIDMTSGIQYLREVRDTIIQGFRLAMREGPLAAEPVRGLKVILQDAVIHEDPAHRGPAQIYPAVRNPIFAAMLSSRPTLLEPLQKIEIKFPMDYLGPISSVITKRRGRIINVTHMIGNIVKMLAEMPVAESADLANELRSASAGKAFWGTEFSRWAPVPDSMLLDIVRKIRQRKGLKPEPPSPDEFISL, from the coding sequence ATGAGATTTGTCAAAAGTGTTGACCAAATACTAAAGATAATGAATAATCCCGAGCAAATTAGAAATGTAGGTATAATTGCGCATGTAGACCATGGAAAAACAACAACTACAGATAGCTTGTTAGCAGCAGCTGGGCTCATCTCACCAAGGCTAGCTGGGCAGCTACTGGCAATGGATTTCTTGGATATTGAGCAGAAAAGACAAATGACTGTTAAAGCAGCTAACATTAGTTTGTATCACGAGTTTGAAGGAAAACCATACGTTATTAACTTAGTTGATACACCAGGTCATGTTGACTTCACAGGCAAGGTAACTAGAAGTCTTAGAATGATTGATGGAGCAATTGTTGTGGTTGATGCTGTAGAGGGTGTTATGACACAAACAGAAACTGTGCTTAGACAAGCATTAGAGGAAAGAGTAAGACCATTATTGTTCATAAATAAAGTAGATAGGTTAATAAAGGAACTGAGGATGTCACCAGATGATATAAAGCAACGATTTATTGAAATTATAAAAGAGGTTAATAATCTAATTGAGACATATGCAGAGCCAGAGTTTAAGAAGAAGTGGCTTCTTGATCCAGCACAAGGAATGGTTGCATTTGGAAGTGCTAAGGATGCTATAGGATTAACAGTTCCCCTGAGCAGAAAGAAGGGAGTTAAAATAGACGATTTAATAGAAGTTTATACGAAAGGAGATAAAGAAGGTTTGGAAGAACTTAAAAAGAAAATACCATTACATGAAGCACTTCTAGACATGGTAGTAAAATTTGTGCCTAATCCTCGTGAGGCTCAGGCTTATAGAATACCAAAGATTTGGAGAGGTGAGATTAATACTGATATTGGAAAAGCTATGATGTCGGCAGATCCTGATGGACCTGTGGTATTCTTTGTATGTGACATGCGCTGGGATCCACATGCAGGTTTTGTAGCTACTGGAAGAGTATTTTCAGGAACAATATATAATGGGCAAGAGCTTTATCTAATAAATAGCAGAGTTGTGCAAAGAGTTTTGCAAGTAGGTATTTACATGGGACCGTATAGAGAAGTTGTAGACAGAATTCCAGCAGGCAATGTAGCAGCTGTACTTGGCTTGGACCAGTCTAGAGCAGGTGAAACAGTTGTTGATGTCAGGATAAAAGATGTTATGACACCATTTGAGAGAATGAGATATATTTCAGAGCCTGTTGTAACGATGGCTGTTGAGCCTAAGAAAACAACTGATTTAACTAAATTAATCGATGCTCTAAAGAAGATGAGCATTGAAGATCCCAACCTTGTTGTTAAAATAAATGAGGAAACAGGCGAGTATCTAATATCTGGCATGGGTCATTTGCATCTAGAAATTGTTTTAACACTTTTAAAAGAAAGGTTTGGCTTAGAAGTTGATACAACACCGCCAACAATTGTGTATAGAGAAACTGCTAGAGAGAAAAGTAAGATATTCGAAGGTAAGTCTCCCAACAAGCACAACAGATTCTACATAAGCATAGAACCACTAAATGAAGAAACAATAAGACTTATACAGGAAGGTATTGTTAGTGAGGACATGGATACACATAAGAGAGCTAGAATACTTCGTGATCAAGCTGGCTGGGACTATGATGAAGCAAGGAGAATATGGGCTATTGATGAAAACATAAATGTATTTATAGATATGACTTCAGGAATACAGTATCTTAGAGAGGTTAGGGATACTATAATACAAGGTTTTAGACTAGCTATGAGAGAAGGGCCTTTGGCTGCAGAGCCTGTAAGAGGATTGAAGGTCATTCTCCAAGATGCTGTAATACATGAGGATCCAGCTCATAGAGGTCCTGCACAAATATATCCTGCTGTTAGAAATCCAATATTTGCGGCAATGCTTTCATCGAGACCAACACTTCTAGAACCCTTGCAGAAAATAGAAATAAAGTTCCCCATGGACTATCTAGGACCAATATCATCTGTTATAACAAAGAGAAGAGGTAGAATAATAAATGTTACTCACATGATTGGTAACATAGTCAAGATGTTGGCAGAAATGCCTGTTGCAGAATCTGCTGACCTAGCAAATGAACTTAGAAGTGCTAGTGCTGGAAAAGCATTTTGGGGTACAGAATTTAGTCGCTGGGCACCAGTACCAGATTCAATGCTACTAGATATAGTTAGAAAGATTAGACAGAGAAAGGGTCTAAAGCCTGAGCCTCCAAGTCCCGATGAATTCATATCACTATAG
- a CDS encoding RIO1 family regulatory kinase/ATPase domain-containing protein gives MYRSLVDDDFIVLNYFVRSLKRYEYVPLEIIINNFREKFTQKELIARIKKLAKMKLIERHPTFEAYRIKFLGLDCLALHRLVKKNVITAIGDKIGEGKESELFQAISSDNMLVAIKFHKIGKEFRNVVKTRSYGEGFENSSWIIKSIISGRREAEALNILNKHGVEGVPKFYGAALHSVVIEFIPGVNLYEVESLEDPTEVFHQIVDIVKNAYWKAGLVHGDLSEYNVIIDIDNNKSYIIDWPQYFATVNPIALEVLKKDLYHIISFFKRKFRMNIDLDKILEYVLEGKRSK, from the coding sequence ATGTATAGAAGCTTAGTTGATGATGATTTCATTGTGTTAAACTATTTTGTTCGTTCTCTCAAAAGATATGAATACGTTCCATTAGAAATCATAATCAATAATTTTAGAGAAAAATTCACACAGAAAGAATTAATCGCGCGAATCAAGAAACTAGCTAAAATGAAACTTATTGAACGTCATCCAACATTTGAGGCTTATAGAATAAAATTTCTTGGATTAGATTGTTTAGCACTACATAGACTTGTTAAGAAAAATGTTATAACAGCAATTGGTGATAAAATTGGTGAGGGTAAGGAGAGTGAGCTTTTTCAGGCAATATCATCAGATAATATGCTTGTTGCAATAAAGTTTCACAAAATTGGGAAGGAATTCAGAAATGTGGTTAAGACTAGGTCGTATGGGGAAGGCTTTGAGAATTCGTCATGGATTATAAAAAGCATTATATCAGGTCGTAGAGAGGCAGAGGCACTAAACATATTAAACAAGCATGGTGTTGAGGGTGTTCCTAAATTTTATGGAGCAGCTCTTCATAGTGTAGTTATAGAGTTCATACCTGGTGTGAATTTATATGAAGTAGAATCTCTTGAAGATCCCACTGAGGTATTTCATCAAATAGTGGATATAGTTAAGAATGCATATTGGAAAGCTGGTTTGGTTCATGGTGATTTAAGTGAATATAATGTAATTATTGATATTGATAATAACAAGAGCTACATAATAGACTGGCCACAATACTTTGCAACAGTAAATCCAATAGCTTTGGAGGTTTTGAAGAAGGATCTATATCATATAATATCTTTCTTCAAAAGAAAATTTAGAATGAATATTGATTTAGACAAAATACTTGAATATGTTTTAGAAGGGAAAAGGTCTAAGTAA
- a CDS encoding DHH family phosphoesterase, with the protein MEKAKKVAIVTHVNADPDALSSACALHELVHSLNKEASIEVLVPEGIGSECKYIYVTCQKMNIKMDVIKKYHQIEDRAPCDVCIVLDTASLEQLRLLKNYVLKCDTIIIIDHHQFQDIGPLIKDRQVIYIGDGQSYSSTAEIVFEMLMKYNLSLNNIREIAEILLAGVLWDTKRFQRITRNTFHVVASMIDYGANYEEALKLIATERPSSNRIARIKCIFRHRGFKVRIKNSDIFIAISNVGAYESDCASTLITIGYDISFVITEDESLKAIRIVYRGREDVINSLNIDIYNEFVKKLIEVFGGGGGGHKAAGGAILRTYNIKQVVDQIIKILNSISEIGILEFVENKT; encoded by the coding sequence GTGGAGAAGGCAAAAAAAGTTGCAATAGTAACACATGTTAATGCTGATCCAGATGCTCTTTCATCAGCATGCGCTTTACATGAGCTAGTTCATAGTTTAAATAAAGAAGCGTCCATAGAAGTACTAGTGCCAGAAGGAATAGGATCTGAATGCAAATACATTTATGTAACATGTCAAAAAATGAACATAAAAATGGATGTTATTAAGAAGTATCATCAGATAGAGGATAGAGCACCTTGTGATGTATGCATAGTCTTAGATACAGCATCGCTAGAGCAACTCAGGTTGTTGAAGAACTATGTTCTTAAGTGTGACACCATTATAATAATTGATCATCACCAATTTCAAGATATTGGACCTTTGATTAAGGATAGGCAGGTTATATACATTGGAGATGGACAATCCTATAGTTCAACAGCTGAAATAGTTTTTGAAATGCTGATGAAATATAACTTAAGTCTTAACAATATTCGTGAAATAGCGGAAATTCTTTTGGCAGGTGTTTTGTGGGATACAAAAAGATTTCAAAGAATAACAAGAAATACTTTTCATGTAGTAGCAAGCATGATAGACTATGGAGCAAATTATGAAGAAGCGCTAAAGCTTATAGCAACTGAAAGGCCTTCATCAAATAGAATTGCAAGAATAAAGTGTATATTTAGGCATAGAGGGTTCAAAGTAAGAATAAAAAATAGCGATATTTTCATAGCGATATCAAATGTTGGTGCTTATGAATCTGATTGTGCATCAACTTTAATCACAATAGGCTATGATATTTCCTTTGTAATAACTGAGGATGAGAGTTTAAAGGCTATAAGAATTGTTTATAGAGGTAGAGAAGATGTGATTAATTCTCTCAATATAGATATATACAATGAATTTGTGAAAAAGCTTATAGAAGTCTTTGGTGGTGGTGGGGGAGGTCATAAAGCAGCTGGAGGTGCTATACTAAGAACATATAATATTAAACAAGTAGTTGATCAAATCATTAAGATATTGAATAGTATAAGTGAAATAGGTATTTTGGAATTTGTTGAGAATAAAACTTGA
- a CDS encoding methionine adenosyltransferase: MPNIEVSEYRWTGIENLNVEIVERKGTGHPDYIADSISEAVSRELCKYYLKRFGVILHHNVDKVLVVGGQANPVFGGGEVLQPIYIIVSGRATTYVKTKEDLEFIPVGTLIMKAAKNWIRENFRFLNPEEHVIVDYKVGQGSADLVSIFELGLKKIPLSNDTSFGVGFAPLSTLEKVVYDVERFLNSPTTKSVLPAVGEDVKVMGLRINKKIKLTIAAAIVSRFVRDKEEYLSVKEEIKEKILDFLARKVHDYDIEIFINVADKPEEGVFYLTVTGTSAEHGDDGATGRGNRVNGLITPMRPMSLEATAGKNPVSHVGKLYNVTSTIIANRIYEEVKGVKEVYVSMLSQIGRPINDPLIVDIKILPVERLTLDMINEAKNIVNEVLSKFDGITNYILENKVTLF; this comes from the coding sequence ATGCCAAATATAGAAGTATCTGAGTATAGATGGACGGGTATAGAGAATTTAAATGTGGAAATAGTTGAAAGGAAGGGAACTGGACATCCAGACTATATAGCTGATAGTATTTCAGAAGCGGTTAGTAGAGAGCTTTGCAAGTACTATTTAAAGAGGTTTGGGGTAATATTGCATCACAATGTTGACAAAGTTCTTGTTGTTGGGGGACAAGCAAATCCCGTGTTCGGTGGAGGTGAGGTTTTACAACCAATATACATCATTGTATCTGGAAGAGCCACAACATATGTTAAAACAAAAGAAGACTTAGAATTTATACCTGTTGGAACTTTAATAATGAAAGCAGCCAAAAACTGGATTAGAGAAAACTTCAGGTTTTTAAATCCTGAAGAACATGTGATTGTTGATTATAAGGTGGGGCAGGGAAGTGCAGACCTAGTTAGCATATTTGAACTTGGATTAAAAAAGATTCCACTTTCGAATGATACTAGTTTTGGTGTTGGATTTGCTCCTTTATCAACACTTGAGAAGGTTGTTTATGATGTTGAAAGATTTTTGAATTCCCCCACCACAAAAAGTGTTTTACCAGCTGTGGGAGAAGATGTTAAGGTAATGGGGCTTAGAATAAATAAGAAAATTAAATTAACAATTGCCGCGGCAATTGTATCTAGATTTGTAAGGGATAAAGAGGAGTACTTGTCGGTAAAAGAAGAAATAAAGGAGAAAATACTTGATTTTCTTGCTAGGAAAGTACATGACTATGATATTGAAATATTCATAAATGTTGCTGACAAGCCAGAAGAAGGAGTGTTTTATCTAACAGTAACAGGGACATCAGCAGAACATGGAGATGATGGAGCTACTGGAAGAGGCAATAGAGTAAATGGGCTAATAACTCCTATGAGGCCAATGAGCTTAGAGGCAACAGCAGGAAAAAACCCTGTTAGCCATGTTGGTAAGTTATACAATGTTACATCAACTATTATAGCAAATAGAATCTATGAGGAGGTGAAAGGTGTTAAGGAGGTGTATGTCAGTATGTTAAGCCAAATTGGAAGACCAATAAATGATCCACTAATTGTTGATATAAAGATATTGCCTGTAGAGAGACTAACTTTAGATATGATTAACGAGGCAAAGAATATAGTAAATGAGGTGCTAAGTAAATTTGATGGTATAACAAATTACATATTAGAGAACAAAGTAACGCTCTTTTAA
- a CDS encoding DUF460 domain-containing protein codes for MKVMGIDIVKGSPLSRTNPPLYAVVVIDENSNVLYESIETPLKGLIRIAWDFKVDRIGVDNIFEIAPTKKDLAKIFELFPPTAIIYQVTVEDNKFIDLSKQVSKIGIILSSKPKPIQTAYLCALLALNGIGTVVRGVGARTKIIISRTRSPGSGGSRANIFARAMRTAIFRAMKEVRKKLDEAQVVYDIVLRRGRGGLENAAIIAYADVTTIRKIVKPFHGNDIRVVIKPEFTTIEFENKDYSKKYVIVGIDPGIETGIAIIDLSLKTCYTYSSKELDKVAVVSKVYSIGIPVLIATDKNPAPDTVKKVSSILGLPLYVPPKSLSIEEKEHLIDWLTKRGLSIEIKTSHERDALAAALKAYKSFEKKFIEIERKVIELGLDIELDDVKLQLLRGKTVNEAIEYAIEEHLKNTYSAALSQDFVTMHQIVSNEKCDEKIKIINDKLSELQKERETLKRKVMELENKLKEIEFENKFRIMEKLEPEIVKDRIINEFKEKIRQLQIHVEYLEKEREKLYDLKKIFEDVLRGMVKDELILIPIAKDFSEEYQKNVDGIYVMYVNKDFIELPKLKNIKRPSILIMKKCSNELFTQFFDFEIGVICDELTPVLITDDVVVFNKKLLQDTIRIAYNKLMNYLNMKREKELLDYKKLLSIINEYRSNLIRDQ; via the coding sequence ATGAAGGTAATGGGCATCGATATTGTTAAAGGTAGTCCGTTATCCAGAACAAATCCACCACTTTATGCTGTTGTTGTAATTGATGAGAATAGTAATGTTTTGTATGAATCTATTGAGACTCCTTTAAAAGGTTTGATTAGAATTGCATGGGATTTTAAAGTAGATAGGATTGGTGTTGATAATATCTTTGAAATTGCTCCAACAAAAAAAGACTTAGCAAAAATTTTTGAACTCTTTCCACCTACTGCAATTATATATCAAGTTACAGTAGAAGATAACAAGTTTATTGATTTATCAAAACAAGTTTCAAAAATTGGAATAATCTTGTCATCAAAACCTAAGCCAATTCAAACAGCATATCTGTGTGCACTTCTTGCGTTGAATGGTATTGGAACAGTTGTTAGAGGTGTTGGGGCTAGAACTAAAATTATTATTTCAAGAACAAGATCTCCTGGTTCAGGAGGTAGTAGAGCAAATATTTTTGCACGTGCAATGAGAACAGCAATTTTTAGAGCTATGAAAGAAGTTAGAAAGAAACTTGATGAAGCTCAGGTAGTTTATGACATAGTTCTGAGGAGAGGGAGAGGAGGGCTTGAGAATGCAGCCATAATAGCCTATGCAGATGTTACAACAATTCGCAAGATTGTGAAGCCTTTTCATGGAAACGACATAAGAGTTGTTATAAAACCCGAGTTTACAACAATTGAGTTTGAAAATAAGGATTATAGCAAAAAATATGTTATTGTTGGTATCGACCCTGGAATTGAAACAGGTATAGCTATAATTGATCTCTCCCTTAAAACATGTTACACCTACTCATCCAAAGAACTTGATAAAGTGGCTGTAGTAAGTAAGGTCTACTCCATTGGAATACCAGTTTTAATAGCAACAGATAAAAACCCTGCTCCAGATACTGTGAAAAAGGTTTCATCTATTCTTGGACTACCACTTTATGTTCCTCCAAAATCTCTAAGTATTGAAGAAAAAGAGCATTTAATTGACTGGTTAACTAAACGAGGTCTAAGCATTGAAATTAAAACCTCTCATGAAAGAGATGCTTTAGCAGCAGCGTTGAAGGCATATAAATCATTTGAGAAAAAATTTATAGAAATTGAAAGAAAAGTCATTGAATTAGGACTTGATATTGAGTTAGATGATGTTAAACTTCAGTTATTGAGAGGAAAGACTGTTAATGAAGCAATAGAATATGCTATTGAGGAGCATCTCAAAAACACTTATTCCGCAGCTCTAAGCCAAGATTTTGTTACTATGCATCAAATTGTTTCCAATGAAAAATGTGATGAAAAAATTAAGATTATCAATGATAAATTAAGTGAATTACAAAAAGAAAGAGAGACTTTGAAAAGAAAAGTTATGGAATTGGAAAACAAACTAAAGGAAATTGAATTTGAGAACAAATTTAGAATTATGGAAAAACTTGAGCCAGAAATTGTAAAGGATAGAATAATTAATGAGTTTAAGGAAAAGATAAGGCAATTACAAATACATGTGGAGTATTTGGAGAAGGAGCGTGAAAAACTTTATGATTTGAAAAAGATATTTGAAGATGTTTTAAGGGGGATGGTTAAAGACGAACTTATTCTTATTCCTATAGCTAAAGACTTTAGTGAAGAATATCAAAAGAATGTAGATGGCATTTATGTAATGTATGTAAATAAGGATTTTATAGAGTTGCCCAAGTTAAAGAATATAAAAAGACCATCTATTCTAATAATGAAAAAATGTTCAAATGAGTTATTTACTCAATTTTTTGATTTTGAAATTGGTGTAATATGTGATGAATTAACACCAGTTCTAATAACAGATGATGTGGTTGTTTTCAATAAGAAACTTTTACAAGATACTATAAGGATTGCTTATAACAAACTGATGAATTATTTGAATATGAAGCGAGAGAAAGAGTTGTTGGATTATAAAAAGCTTCTAAGTATTATTAATGAATACAGATCAAACTTGATAAGAGATCAATAA